Below is a window of Veillonella rodentium DNA.
CTTACCCCATGTTCGGCTGCACCTGCCTTTGTAGCGCTTTCAGCCAAAGCGGATTCCGCCTCCGTCCAAACGGTCGGTTCCGCGCCGAAGATAACATCGTAGTCTTTAGCATCCTTGTAAATTCGATACCATTCTTCAGCGGTGAAGTTCTCCGCACAAATCGGGAACAGAATGTTCTGTTCCTTGTAAATCATCTCCTGAGCGCGCGTGAGAAGTGCATCAAAGTCGTCATACCACGCCTGGTCAAAGGTGTTCGCCTCAGCTAAACGGCCAAAGCCGTCGCGAATATCCCCATCGACGGTCCACATGACCATGGACGGACCGGAAATATCATAAGCTACCTTTAAATGCGGATATAAAAGGTCTCCCTTTTTCGCATAGTGAACCGATACCCGGCGCACCGCGTTCACATCCTCTACGGTAGCGGTCTTATCGGCGATTTTAACCTTTGTCGCTTCAATCAAAGCATCAAGAGCCTTGTTTTCTTCCGTCAACTGATTGAGGGGATGGCCGGCTGTCTCGATTAAGGACACTACGCTTTTACTCTGTTCCTGAGCCTCTAAAACGGCCTCCACCTTGGCGTGTTCAGCCTCCATCTGTTCATGGATGGTGGAACCGTGGAACAATGCGGAGTGAAGGTCACATAACTGCTGTACCTCCGTCAACGGTGTGCCTTCGCGCATGAGCCCCTGTTCGGCTTTCATGATTTCACTGGCCTCAACATGAGCAAACTGACTGGCAAAGTCTTCACGAACGGAACCGAGGTCTTCGCCGGTCCCCAACCGTTTCAAAAAGCCTTTCAGCTGCTCCACGCGTTCGCTGTCGTTACCGGTATCATCGGTGTCACCTTCTGCGTTACTGTCATTAGCGCCATAAGTTTCATCGTTACTGCTGTAAGTTGCGGTTTGATCCGATTTTGCTGTAACCGTCTCCGTTGCAGTCTGTGCCGCATCTATAGACGAACTGCTTTCAGCTGTAGATTCCGCCGATGCATCGCCGTGCAAGTCCGGCATCTGCCCTTCCAGCACGAAGCCCGCTTTCATAAAAGCACCCACGATATCGATCATGGAGATGCCCTTCATCTTGGCCCCTTTCGGGATGGTCATGATCTTACCGACGGAATTCAGCATGATTTTA
It encodes the following:
- a CDS encoding DUF438 domain-containing protein, coding for MEKKLDLSKSVYDLVKVYPEVADIMKDLGFSEITNKIMLNSVGKIMTIPKGAKMKGISMIDIVGAFMKAGFVLEGQMPDLHGDASAESTAESSSSIDAAQTATETVTAKSDQTATYSSNDETYGANDSNAEGDTDDTGNDSERVEQLKGFLKRLGTGEDLGSVREDFASQFAHVEASEIMKAEQGLMREGTPLTEVQQLCDLHSALFHGSTIHEQMEAEHAKVEAVLEAQEQSKSVVSLIETAGHPLNQLTEENKALDALIEATKVKIADKTATVEDVNAVRRVSVHYAKKGDLLYPHLKVAYDISGPSMVMWTVDGDIRDGFGRLAEANTFDQAWYDDFDALLTRAQEMIYKEQNILFPICAENFTAEEWYRIYKDAKDYDVIFGAEPTVWTEAESALAESATKAGAAEHGVRANGDSHTIALIGGSLTLDQLEAMLNTMPMEITFVDHEDINRYFNDGEKVFKRPTTAIGRDVFSCHPPKVEPIVRGIIDSFRKGERDNVAVWLEKQGRPFYVNYMAVRDGHKNYLGTLELVQDMQFAKDHFKRS